GTGCGATCTTATCAACCCGTGCTTCTGGATAGGCTAATtagaatttatataaaaataaaaactatagaaaataattataattatctatctcacgctctctcccatatattaaatattctaacatatactaaaaaatacatatttatcagtatcaagttgcaatagaatttattttgcatcaccCCTCCAcatgtgtttgatatatacttGGCTGAACCGTTTGTTTGTGAACTGGTATTCTTATCTCATCCATCATACATAAATATATGGGGGACACATATCATGGCGTGGTtactatttttatataaataatatattaataatgatagaaatagtaataaattttatattggtgctttttatattttttataattatgtAATTTAGATGTTACTTCAACTTAGTAATAACATAATTGGATActttatatacaaatttatagggttatttgcattattttttatgATTGCATAGGtggtaatttacacgaagattaggaggttactttagattttttttataatgacagagatgggtaatttagatacatgtttaaggaagttattttagtctatttttataatagatattagaaaaagataacagattGATAGTCGaatgtttttatttttatgagaatttccAATATTTCTATATTTTCTTAGATCATCCACCTAAGATATTAAGTGGCTTCACGTGGAGGCTAAAAAAAGCTTCCAATTAGTTTTGATTCttatgagaatttctagaatttttctatttttttttaaacgTCCACTTAAAATTCTAGGTCTCTATTTTTCTAAAGCGTCCATCTAGGATCTCAAATGACTTCACGCGGAGGATCAAAAGGAACCtctaattagttttgatttttatgcgaatttctagaatttctctattttttatttttttgagcatCCATCTAGAATCTCAGGTGAGTTCACGTGGAGGCTCAAAAGgaacctccaattagtaatagtaagatggcACACCTGGGAATTTGCTTATACTAGTATTGGTTTCTTTTTTTATGATAAACCTATGGTGgtacaaaattcaaattttggttACAGTAAATTAGCAATACAAAATGTTTAAAAAATTGTGGCAATGCTGAAATTTCCCAGAAAACAATTCAATCAGTATCCAAAGCACCACCCAAGATGTACAAGCTCGAGTCTTTTGATCTTTTTGGAGCAAACACAAGACATTTTCAGATGTCTAGGAATAATTCTGAGAGTGTGAATACGCTACCTAGGAACATTCCAAACCATACGCATTTATTTTGTACATCTTGATATATCTGGTGACACCAAACTGcaaatccaaattaaatcgCACCGAACGTTAGTGATAGCGATACAATTTATGACGAGTTTTTGACATACCGGCGTTATTTTTTCACACACAATATGCAACTTGCACAAAGGGGATCTACTCAAGTTGTTGCTTAAAAGGCTAAGACCAAAAGGCCCATGAACATATTCAGTCTTAGTAAGGATGATAATAACATAGGAGCGCTTCCATGGTTCTTTGAAATATAAATGAAAACTATGCAGATCCTAAGTAAAAAGTATTTGGATCAAGCGACTAATTCAACCAGCAACAACCGATTAGTCACTGACATACTGTAGGATCTATGTAGTTTTCTTTAGGCGACTAATTCCATGCTTGCTTTGAAGTGATTAGCTTGAGCTGCATCACTTGAACACACTAACCATAGCTAGAACTGGTAATCCATGGGGGGCACGTCAAGCAAGCTGGCGCTCTGGACTTGGTGGAAGTGGCTGTCGTCGTCGAACAGCCAAGACTCGAGCGCCGACAGCGGCATCTGCTGGGCCGCAACGGCAGGCTTCCTCTCGTACTCGGAGAGCGCCCTGGCAGCGGGGGGCGctgccgacgccacgccggcgcCACCGTACGACACCTCCGACGCGTCCGAGGATCCGGTGGACGCGCTCTCGGCCCCGCCGGGCGTGCCGGGACcggcactgccgccgccgcggcccttcCTGCCGCCGGCCCACCCGTCCAGCATCCGCGAGATGTTCTCCGTGGTCAGGACGTACGGGCCCGGCGCGGCCACCGAGGGGGAGCACAGCGACGCGCCCGATGAGCTCGACGCCGGGCTgtcgccgcccccggccccgcCGGTGCTAGCGCCCGCCGCGTCGACGCCGTCGTGCTGCTGCGGCTTCAGGTTGCCGAGCGGCGTCAGGGCCTCGcggagcgcgcggcgcgccATGTCGATGTCCGTCTGCAGGCGCCTCTCCCACTGCCCCTTGGACGACGAGGCCGGCCTGTGCGCCGGAGGCTTCgccgccccgtcgccgccgctctgcAGCTTACGCTTGAGGTGCGTGTTCCAGTAGTTCTTGATGTCGTTGTCCGTCCGCTCCGGCAGGTACGACGCGATGGCAGCCCACCTACACCAAAACCACCACACGCCCATGAGCCTCCGAGCTCACACAACACAAACGAGCTGCTAGTCCATGTCCACCAAAGAAACAACACGCCTGCTCCAAATTCTCTCTGTACCTGTTGCCAAGGAGAGCTTGGAGGTGGACGATGAGCTTCTCCTCCTGGTCGGTGAAGTTGCCGCGCTTGATGCCCGGGCGGAGGTAGTTGGTCCACCGGAGCCGGCAGCTCTTGCTGCACCGCATCAGCCCTGCTCGCAGAATTCGAACCGGTCAGAAATCCAGATCGCCTCCGTACGTACAACGATCTAAACTACAACACGCAAAGGGTGATGTGGGCATCCTAAGCAAAGCAGCTAACCACATACCGGTTCTGGTCGGGACGGCGCGCCAGTTGCCGGGGCCGTGCTCCTGGATGTAGGAGACGAGGACAAGGTCCTCCTCCGGCGTCCACGGGCCCTTCTTGACGCCCTCCTTGTCGCAGCACGGCGGCCTCACCATGGCGTCGTCGTCGCCCTCGATCGATCGACTGATCACCAAGCTAAGAGAGAGGCCTCTTTCTCAGCAGACAGAAGCGTTGTGCTTATGGCGTACGATGTGAGGTGAGGTGGTGGGCAACAACAAAAGGCTAGCTGGTAGCCACCGACGCCGCGCAAGAGAGAGCAAGCGCGCGAGACCGTCAGGCCGAAGCGGGTCGGAGTTCTCAGCTGATGCGTGTCTTGTTGCGAGCAACTGAGCTAGAAGAATCCAGCAGCACTGGTGTGGTGCTGGCTGCTTGAGGACAAGGATCCAAGGGGGGGAGGTGCAGGCGTGTATATATAACGGTGGTGGCCGCCGCGACCAAAGCACAGCGCTGACCTTTTGTGCCTGTGTGGGCTATGGCTAACCTCGCCGGCCACGGCCAGGATGCCGAGACAGCTAGTAGGGCAGCCGCAGCAAAGATAGCGCTGCTAGCTCCTTCTATATCTCACTTGACTAGTCAGATGTAGTGAGAGACGGGAGAGAGATGAGTACCGAGCGTGCATTTACTCGGAGCTCGTGGCAAAGTCAGCCAGGTGGTGGGGCGGTACAGCACAGTGCAGTGAGCAGTGGGCGGCCGGGCCTTGCCTGGCTGCctcggccggccgcccggctcgCCACGGCCATGCCCTTGTGCGATGCCGCGTCGCATTAAACGCGCGCGCCGGGTGCGTGTGTGGCCGGCTGGCCGCTGGCCGCGCGCGCAGATTGGCATGTTGCCACGAACTTgcggtgtgtttggttggggaGCGAGATAAAATGGAGCggttctatttttatttttaaaatttatttgtataaaaaaatttataaatgaactttatttagtacttcaaattagtaagatttcttcGCAATAGTCGAACTCCTGTGTAAGAACTCAGTGTAAGTACTCAAATGCTAACTGAATCCTTTCTTGTTTGGTGATGTGAAGGTGTCGTCTAGTTCTGTCCAGCACTCCACTAGGCTCATCTAGTCATATCTTTATCTTCAAATATACACTATCCGTTTCAAAATAAGTGTATTTCTTTGATCATCAGACATCGTGTTTGACCATTCGTTTTATTCGAAATTTTTAcataaattataaaataaataatttatcattaaaatatttttaatgaTGTAGTAAGTCactaaaaataatatttatataaaatttttaaataagacaaaTAGTCAAACATATACAATTATTTTGGGGCGGAGGGTGTACTCCGAGACGGAGTGTTACGTCACAGACTCACAGTTCACAGAGCCATTACTCCCTACTAGCTTCGAAACCAAAACCTGGTCGCCGGCAGTCGCCGGTTTTTGACCGCCTTCTCCGGAACCGCACCCGACCTCCGAGGTCGCTGGCCATGGAGCTGCTGCAGACTGCAGTGCTGCTGCTGCGTCGTCGCGCTCGCTCCCCGGCTCCCCGCCTGCCCGGACGCGTCGCAATAAAGGCCATGTTTAGATACGATCCGTAAacgtaaaaaaatattatatcgAATATTTCAATACATACAagtagtattaaatgaagtttatttacattttttttgtatAGATAGATTGTAAATTGCGAAACAAATATAATAAAcctacttaatctataatttgtATTAGTGATGATACAGTAACACGACCAAAAAATAGGCTTTCCGGTGCAGCCTACCGACGATCCCTGTGAATAGGGCAGctagcagcagcaagcagccTGCTAGCTCTAGCTAGCACAGTGTAGAGGGCACATCAATAAAGTAGTTGTAGGGCAATGAATGGCTCGTGTCGCCTTAGTACTTTAAGCGTCATTGTTTTGTTGCAGTGTGGAaagtttttaaaaataaatctttctacatttaaaatattaaacacaaattaattaaaaaattaattacaaaactcgtctgtaaatcgcgagacgaatctaatgagtctaattaatccatcattagaggttatttactgtagcattattgtagtAATTTAGCATATAATTTCGGCCTAATTAGATTCGCCTTGCGATTTACGAACAAACTGTGCAATGtgtttttttatttggtttagATTTAAATCTTgtcgaattttttttaaaattttaaattatgcaactaaatAAGAGCTAGACCGATTACGTATATTGTACAAACGCATCCGGTTATCAATGCGGCACACCAAACCGCAGGCGGCAGGCCGGTGCCAATGCGGGGGAGAAGACCGACCGATGGATCGACGAGCAGCAGGGTTAAATAAatcgaccggtccggtcaaaccggcgcggtccggtagcagtttaccggaccggtttaaccggtggaaaccggtcaaattcaaaatcgcatgttcaaTCGGTTCCGACCGGCTTACcagtcggtttgaccggtttaccggccggtttgactggtaaccggtcaaattcaatttttttttaaattcaaatgtccgcaaagtatactaaataaatatttgtataacatattttagcctaaatgaaccctccaacacTCTTTTGtattacttttacattgtatttgtataaaaCCACGTtttttttaacttcaaatccctgcaaattatactaaatgaacgaatttttgagaaaatttgacaccattagattcgtcgcatcttgaagtatttttttggaattttttcatttttttaattcaaatttgaattttgaatttgggccggtttggtactggcccaaaccggaatcgggccggaccggtttgaccggtaaccagtCAAACTAGATCGGTTCCCatcggtttggtgaaccctgacGAGCATCCAAGGGTGTTGTactgtgtgcatgtgtg
This portion of the Panicum virgatum strain AP13 chromosome 2N, P.virgatum_v5, whole genome shotgun sequence genome encodes:
- the LOC120661915 gene encoding transcription factor MYB94-like; its protein translation is MVRPPCCDKEGVKKGPWTPEEDLVLVSYIQEHGPGNWRAVPTRTGLMRCSKSCRLRWTNYLRPGIKRGNFTDQEEKLIVHLQALLGNRWAAIASYLPERTDNDIKNYWNTHLKRKLQSGGDGAAKPPAHRPASSSKGQWERRLQTDIDMARRALREALTPLGNLKPQQHDGVDAAGASTGGAGGGDSPASSSSGASLCSPSVAAPGPYVLTTENISRMLDGWAGGRKGRGGGSAGPGTPGGAESASTGSSDASEVSYGGAGVASAAPPAARALSEYERKPAVAAQQMPLSALESWLFDDDSHFHQVQSASLLDVPPMDYQF